The proteins below come from a single Juglans regia cultivar Chandler chromosome 12, Walnut 2.0, whole genome shotgun sequence genomic window:
- the LOC108992414 gene encoding disease resistance protein RUN1-like, which produces MTSSIAPSGVLSSPSSSNSSSITSQWSYDVFLSFRGEDTRNNFIVHLYKDLHQNGINTYMDNEELRRGEKISLALQKAIEESNISIIVFSENYASSTWCLDELMKILECKGSKQHKVLPVFYKVEPSTVRHQKSSFKEALARHEEKFKDDAKVQRWKTALKQAADLSGLHLKINENESEFIQKIVQEVSRVVLNRTYLHVAEYPVGINSRVEDINMLLCIKENDKRMIGIFGIGGIGKTTIVKEMYNRITDQFEGSCFLANVRESSKQDQGGLVKLQQTILYEILKDSSLKVGNVDRGINLIKKKFCCKKILLILDDVDHLDQLEKLCGRCDWFGSGSRIIITTRDVGLLTKHHVHFKYRMKEMDHHEALQLFSQHAFKSHKPDEAFANVIKLAFKYAGSLPLALKVIGSNLYGEDIHYWKSELEKYKRIPEENIHEKLKISYDGLDYHTKKIFLDIACFFKGDEREYVTKILDSCGFFAYAGIKKLNDKCLITIDQHNDDQYLWMHDLLEDMGKEIVRQESPEEPGKRSRLYFHEDIREIFEKNKGTEKIEGILIDLPQEDCKTQFSTKAFATLKNLRIFINCNASFRGRLKYLSNQLRVLVWPLCPLEFLPSYFHGEKLIVLNIRRSNIRDLGTGLQSKDLTSIDLSGSKYLTKISDLSSCSNLKKLILDECKNLVEVHDSVGFLDKLVELKFEQCSSLKNLPRSFNLRSLKLLKLGGCRSLENFPEIECEMEHLKYVILESTVIQELPLSITYFAGLEELLIFWKRGGA; this is translated from the exons ATGACTTCTTCCATTGCACCATCGGGAGTCCTCTCCTCTCCTTCCTCCTCCAATTCCTCTTCTATAACCTCTCAATGGAGTTACGATGTATTCTTGAGCTTTCGAGGTGAAGATACCcgcaataattttattgttcatcTCTATAAAGATTTGCATCAAAATGGAATCAACACTTATATGGATAACGAGGAGTTGAGAAGAGGTGAAAAAATTTCACTTGCACTTCAGAAGGCCATTGAAGAGTCAAACATTTCAATCATTGTATTTTCTGAAAACTATGCATCATCTACGTGGTGTTTGGATGAGCTAATGAAGATCCTAGAGTGTAAAGGATCAAAGCAACATAAAGTTTTACCAGTATTTTACAAAGTTGAGCCATCGACAGTACGACACCAAAAAAGTAGTTTTAAAGAAGCGTTGGCTAGACATGAAGAAAAATTCAAGGATGATGCTAAAGTTCAGAGGTGGAAGACTGCCTTAAAACAAGCTGCTGATCTATCTGGTTTGCATTTAAAGATCAACGA GAACGAATCTGAATTTATTCAGAAGATTGTTCAAGAGGTCTCAAGAGTAGTACTAAATCGTACATATTTGCATGTTGCTGAGTATCCAGTGGGAATAAACTCTCGTGTAGAAGATATTAATATGCTATTATGTATTAAGGAGAACGACAAACGCATGATAGGGATTTTCGGTATTGGTGGAATTGGTAAAACAACTATTGTAAAAGAGATGTATAACCGCATTACTGATCAGTTTGAAGGCAGCTGTTTTCTTGCAAATGTTAGAGAATCTTCAAAACAAGATCAAGGTGGTCTCGTGAAGTTGCAACAGACAATTCTTTATGAAATTCTTAAAGATTCAAGTTTGAAAGTTGGTAATGTTGATCGAGGAATCAATTTGATAAAGAAGAAATTTTGCTGTAAAAAAATTCTTCTGATTCTTGATGATGTTGATCATTTGGACCAATTAGAAAAATTGTGTGGAAGATGCGATTGGTTTGGTTCTGGGAGTCGaatcatcataacaacaagGGATGTGGGTTTACTAACTAAGCATCATGTTCATTTCAAATATCGTATGAAGGAAATGGATCACCATGAAGCTCTTCAGCTATTTAGCCAGCATGCTTTTAAAAGTCACAAACCTGATGAAGCTTTTGCAAATGTCATAAAACTTGCATTCAAGTATGCTGGCAGCCTTCCACTTGCTTTAAAAGTGATAGGCTCAAATCTATATGGAGAAGATATACATTATTGGAAAAGCGAATTGGAAAAGTACAAAAGAATTCCAGAAGAAAATATTCacgaaaaactcaaaataagttACGATGGATTAGATTATCATACAAAAAAGATTTTCCTTGATATTGCATGTTTCTTCAAAGGAGACGAGAGAGAATATGTCACTAAAATACTCGACAGTTGTGGTTTCTTTGCCTATGCCGGTATCAAAAAGCTCAATGATAAATGTCTCATAACGATTGATCAACATAATGATGACCAATACTTGTGGATGCATGACTTACTAGAAGATATGGGTAAAGAAATTGTTCGACAAGAATCACCGGAAGAACCTGGCAAGCGCAGTAGATTATACTTTCATGAAGACATTcgtgaaatatttgaaaagaataag GGAACAGAGAAAATTGAAGGCATATTGATAGATCTGCCTCAGGAGGACTGCAAGACACAATTCAGTACTAAGGCATTTGCAACATTGAAAAACctcagaatatttataaattgtaatgCAAGTTTTCGTGGCAGATTGAAGTATCTCTCTAATCAGTTAAGAGTTCTCGTTTGGCCTCTATGCCCTTTGGAGTTTTTGCCATCTTATTTTCATGGAGAGAAActtattgttttaaatattagaaGAAGCAATATCAGAGATCTAGGCACGGGATTGCAATCTAAg GACTTAACAAGTATAGATCTCAGTGGATCTAAATACTTGACAAAAATATCGGATCTTTCAAGTTGCTCAAATCTAAAGAAGTTGATTCTTGATGAATGTAAAAATTTAGTTGAGGTTCATGATTCTGTTGGATTTTTGGATAAGCttgttgaattgaaatttgaacaaTGTTCGAGCCTAAAGAATTTGCCAAGAAGCTTCAACTTGAGATCTCTAAAATTACTTAAACTTGGAGGTTGTAGAAGCCTTGAAAACTTTCCAGAAATTGAGTGTGAAATGGAACATTTGAAATATGTCATATTAGAAAGCACCGTAATACAGGAGCTACCTTTATCCATTACATATTTCGCTGGGCTTGAGGAGTTATTAAT attttggaaaagagGTGGGGCATAA
- the LOC108992392 gene encoding uncharacterized protein LOC108992392, which translates to MHVNVGNRAPDPLWVQEHFQMKDSSKIIYPGSRIPEWFKYCKETTSYTNSIEIDIDHNASMCFGHQIVALVLCFVVGPLLLGYETITISINSQSMVWDQYCDLLWPSMDPHRVFLKYIAGNSIDEMMSRSYREGYNMRFTFASGSEEAILKSVGVHLIYGNDNFINPIQLSKRYRDGGEHDLEPDWNPRQKRQSSTTRIREFKDANDDFISEDLLPLGN; encoded by the exons atgcatgtgaatGTAGGGAATCGTGCACCAGATCCATTATGGGTTCAG GAACACTTTCAGATGAAAGATTCAAGTAAGATTATATATCCAGGAAGTAGGATTCCAGAGTGGTTCAAGTATTGCAAGGAGACTACTTCATATACTAATTCTATTGAAATTGATATTGATCATAATGCATCCATGTGTTTTGGGCATCAGATCGTAGCAttagttttgtgttttgttgtgGGACCTCTTCTACTGGGATACGAAACTATTACTATCTCAATAAACAGCCAGTCAATGGTGTGGGACCAATATTGTGATTTGTTGTGGCCTTCAATGGACCCACATCGTGTATTTCTAAAATACATAGCTGGAAATTCTATTGATGAGATGATGTCAAGAAGTTATAGGGAGGGATACAATATGAGGTTTACATTTGCAAGTGGGTCAGAGGAAGCAATCTTAAAAAGTGTCGGAGTCCATCTAATATACGGGAATGACAATTTCATTAATCCTATTCAACTTTCAAAGAGGTACCGAGATGGTGGTGAGCATGACTTGGAACCCGATTGGAACCCACGACAGAAGAGGCAATCTTCAACCACGAGAATTAGGGAATTCAAGGATGCTAATGATGATTTCATTAGTGAAGATTTACTTCCACTTGG GAATTGA